One window from the genome of Treponema sp. OMZ 838 encodes:
- a CDS encoding response regulator: MISKQDFPSINERAPGGVRADGSAYKVLVVDDSIFVSKQIGQILTSEGYEVIATAADGFEGVEKYKELCPNVDLVTMDITMPKMDGITALEQIMAFDKNAKVVMISALGKEELVKKSLLLGAKNYIVKPLDRKKVLERIAAVLSK, from the coding sequence ATGATTTCTAAACAAGATTTTCCGTCTATTAACGAACGTGCCCCGGGTGGTGTAAGAGCTGATGGTTCAGCTTATAAAGTCCTGGTGGTAGATGATTCTATTTTCGTTTCTAAACAGATCGGTCAGATTTTAACCAGCGAAGGCTACGAAGTTATTGCAACTGCTGCTGACGGTTTTGAAGGTGTTGAAAAATACAAAGAGTTGTGTCCGAATGTTGACCTTGTTACAATGGATATCACGATGCCCAAAATGGACGGTATTACGGCTCTTGAACAGATAATGGCCTTTGATAAAAATGCAAAGGTTGTTATGATCAGCGCACTTGGAAAAGAAGAGTTGGTAAAGAAATCTCTGCTGCTTGGAGCAAAAAACTACATTGTTAAACCGCTCGATCGCAAAAAGGTTCTTGAGCGCATCGCTGCTGTTTTATCGAAATAG
- a CDS encoding CheR family methyltransferase, whose product MEKTELNASINEELQDEYISEPLSVIDFKMITFSLAEKDYAIDIMKVKEIAKANNFTYVPNTAPFVLGVYNLRGDIIPIIDLRIFFNIPIKQRAKDTVESMVIINVDDQTFGIVVDRIDKVVGVSKNTIQPPHPIFGDINIKYIYGVVENSGQLYILLDVDRIFASRTVTETKETVAESEALPVDNSAKQSPGTDVAQSNDALDIRFIGDTLAALGQFYPSPVNAAWLEKRYYEWRDMRVASSIQIQSEDQAREFLSNFLSPNTRRFWSDSYMNTVLAALPDNDAKIITVWNVGCDSGYETYSLAVLLKQKYPRAAIRIYANDADLLAISNAPMLTVPEDQVINRFKPYLVKGVNDSYSFNQEIKDMILFEYHDCLHQNTLPDVDIILARDVLSFIKTEKQSILLEEFRDKLKTTGVVILGANEMMPKQSGWMRQVMGDITTFSRE is encoded by the coding sequence ATGGAAAAAACCGAGTTGAATGCAAGCATAAATGAAGAACTGCAGGATGAGTATATAAGCGAACCTCTTTCGGTTATCGATTTTAAGATGATAACTTTTTCCCTCGCAGAAAAGGATTATGCAATCGATATTATGAAAGTAAAAGAGATAGCAAAAGCCAATAATTTTACTTATGTGCCGAATACAGCTCCTTTTGTACTTGGGGTATATAACCTGCGCGGTGATATCATTCCTATTATTGACTTGCGTATTTTTTTCAATATTCCGATTAAGCAGCGTGCGAAGGATACCGTTGAAAGTATGGTTATCATTAATGTTGATGATCAGACGTTTGGTATTGTTGTTGACCGGATTGATAAAGTAGTCGGTGTTTCAAAAAATACTATTCAACCGCCGCATCCTATTTTCGGTGATATAAATATTAAATATATTTATGGGGTTGTAGAAAATTCCGGGCAGTTGTATATTCTATTAGATGTCGATCGTATTTTTGCTTCCCGTACCGTAACGGAAACAAAAGAGACCGTTGCCGAAAGTGAGGCGCTGCCGGTTGACAATTCTGCGAAGCAAAGTCCTGGAACAGATGTTGCTCAATCAAATGATGCGCTTGATATCCGTTTTATTGGAGATACGCTTGCCGCTCTCGGTCAGTTCTATCCTTCTCCCGTCAATGCTGCATGGCTGGAAAAACGATACTATGAATGGCGGGATATGCGGGTCGCTTCAAGCATCCAAATACAATCTGAAGACCAAGCACGGGAGTTTTTGAGTAATTTTCTTTCGCCTAATACACGGCGCTTTTGGTCTGATTCATATATGAATACGGTATTGGCTGCCTTACCCGATAATGATGCGAAGATTATTACCGTTTGGAATGTCGGTTGTGATTCGGGATATGAGACATACAGCCTTGCGGTACTGTTGAAGCAAAAATATCCCCGCGCTGCAATCAGAATTTATGCCAATGATGCTGACTTGTTGGCTATTTCTAATGCGCCGATGCTGACTGTCCCTGAAGATCAGGTGATCAATAGATTTAAACCGTATTTAGTCAAAGGGGTAAATGATTCATATAGCTTCAATCAAGAAATAAAAGATATGATCTTGTTTGAATACCATGATTGTTTGCACCAAAATACCCTGCCGGATGTTGATATTATCCTTGCTCGTGATGTATTATCATTTATCAAAACGGAAAAGCAAAGCATCTTATTGGAAGAATTTAGGGATAAACTGAAAACAACCGGTGTTGTTATCTTGGGTGCAAATGAAATGATGCCGAAACAGAGCGGATGGATGCGGCAAGTGATGGGGGATATAACTACTTTCTCACGAGAGTAG
- a CDS encoding helix-turn-helix domain-containing protein produces the protein MRVLLYDQDLQRNKSLHRYLEDANIQVAAAYCLKDFLSKFKSPSLKVLLIEHSRIQHYNIDIEELLEKLGLTFTVIDYTETETSFDFTVHYLSSYYYFPFTTEKDKELIKKVKKRLRKYKKQKEKSAAEIEHQAIRAYSANASSVSRVMKYFTEKQKQLIKRLLEKKDGINVEEIIELLNAKTVKNSQNYAQTHIYRLRNKLNRLLGDEYIISYKNHTYQLFCIHK, from the coding sequence ATGAGAGTGCTTTTATATGATCAAGATCTGCAAAGAAATAAAAGTCTCCACCGGTATCTCGAAGATGCCAACATACAAGTCGCGGCTGCTTATTGCTTAAAGGATTTTCTCTCTAAGTTCAAAAGCCCGTCACTCAAAGTTTTACTTATCGAACACAGTAGAATTCAGCACTATAATATCGACATTGAAGAATTACTTGAAAAACTCGGCTTAACTTTTACCGTGATCGACTATACCGAAACAGAAACAAGCTTTGATTTTACCGTTCATTACCTATCATCATATTACTACTTTCCATTTACAACCGAAAAAGACAAAGAACTGATTAAAAAAGTTAAAAAGAGACTTCGAAAGTATAAGAAACAAAAAGAAAAATCGGCAGCTGAAATAGAACATCAAGCAATCAGGGCTTATTCTGCCAATGCGAGCAGTGTCAGTCGAGTCATGAAGTATTTTACAGAGAAACAAAAACAACTGATTAAAAGGTTACTGGAAAAGAAAGACGGAATAAATGTAGAAGAAATTATTGAATTATTAAATGCCAAAACGGTCAAAAACAGTCAAAACTATGCACAAACACATATCTACCGGCTTAGAAATAAGCTCAATCGTCTACTCGGCGATGAATACATTATTTCCTATAAAAATCACACCTACCAGCTATTTTGTATCCATAAATGA
- a CDS encoding chemotaxis protein CheX has protein sequence MRVEYINPFSEAAYNILVQVLGGEVKRGDLYLKSTCMPVMGVAAIVGLAGDVEGRVIFDMTPETALKIASAMNQEEFTEFDELGRATITELANLITAQAVTKLHDLGFKFDLTPPALFTGDNMSISSSDIEALIVPMETAQGKVEINVAIRDRA, from the coding sequence ATGCGTGTAGAGTATATCAATCCGTTTAGTGAAGCTGCCTATAACATCTTAGTGCAAGTGCTCGGCGGTGAAGTTAAACGCGGTGACTTGTATTTGAAATCTACTTGTATGCCTGTGATGGGCGTTGCGGCAATTGTAGGTTTGGCCGGTGATGTTGAAGGACGGGTTATTTTTGATATGACACCGGAAACGGCATTGAAGATCGCATCGGCGATGAATCAAGAAGAGTTCACCGAATTTGATGAACTGGGGCGTGCGACGATCACGGAACTTGCGAATCTCATTACCGCACAAGCAGTAACAAAACTGCATGATCTCGGGTTTAAATTCGATTTAACCCCGCCTGCTCTTTTCACCGGTGATAATATGTCAATATCGAGTAGTGATATTGAAGCATTGATTGTACCGATGGAAACGGCGCAAGGTAAAGTTGAAATAAACGTTGCTATTCGCGACAGAGCTTAA
- a CDS encoding membrane protein — MTNTIPTTFNERKVSHTIIGGMQYRGKDKTEDFCVLVLNRGRKYYRQLFFEQLLAEGFTSVISIESSADVSDMESLTGKFPQVRFLFPQEKLTVGEMINLGFAETSAPYVMVLWNDTRIPPGSFTERVLEKIKQEHLFCAAPVLANVRGEAVPNQMVPSLNGNRFSTEQLSCIKNKTATIYPYDFMGIYSRNKCMQLGGFDYTIQNPYWQNLDFGFRAHLWGESIRIFTSFRIHYEGEPPPEDISVDASYRQFYLKNLAPELTDGEAAIPCKLFWSYLHNSGLNPLHAWQHFSEARRWTQLNKNRFITTARTLIEHWEPFI; from the coding sequence GTGACGAATACTATACCTACAACTTTTAACGAACGGAAAGTTTCTCATACCATTATCGGCGGTATGCAGTATCGGGGAAAAGATAAGACAGAAGACTTTTGCGTTCTAGTGTTAAACCGCGGCAGAAAGTATTATCGGCAGCTCTTTTTTGAGCAGTTGTTAGCTGAAGGATTTACCTCTGTTATTTCGATAGAGTCAAGTGCTGATGTTAGTGACATGGAAAGCCTCACGGGAAAATTTCCGCAAGTACGCTTTTTATTTCCCCAAGAAAAACTCACCGTCGGGGAGATGATTAATCTCGGCTTTGCCGAGACGTCCGCTCCATATGTTATGGTATTATGGAACGATACACGTATTCCACCGGGAAGTTTTACCGAGCGGGTACTTGAAAAGATTAAACAAGAGCATTTATTTTGTGCAGCGCCTGTATTGGCAAATGTGCGTGGTGAAGCGGTACCTAATCAAATGGTTCCCAGTCTGAATGGAAATCGATTTTCGACTGAACAGCTTTCCTGTATCAAAAATAAGACGGCAACTATTTATCCCTATGATTTTATGGGAATCTATAGTAGAAATAAGTGTATGCAGCTCGGTGGTTTCGATTATACGATTCAGAATCCGTATTGGCAAAATCTCGATTTCGGTTTTCGTGCTCACCTTTGGGGAGAGTCGATACGGATCTTTACTTCGTTCCGGATTCACTATGAGGGCGAGCCTCCTCCTGAGGATATTTCCGTTGATGCCTCGTATCGGCAGTTTTATCTTAAAAACCTTGCACCGGAATTGACGGACGGGGAGGCTGCTATTCCTTGTAAGTTATTCTGGAGCTATCTGCATAACTCAGGTTTAAATCCGCTGCATGCATGGCAGCATTTTTCTGAAGCACGGCGATGGACTCAACTGAATAAAAATCGGTTTATAACCACCGCCCGTACATTAATAGAGCATTGGGAGCCTTTTATATGA
- a CDS encoding GerMN domain-containing protein: protein MAKRTKRKISLGCLFWIVFILLIAVLFFLNKDTISFVLDKTNARNIFLKDKTETSQESSQALPNIQSKEDSGDNVPVKGDGSKEPEQETNSGSAQPHQDTHKQPAASEKSGASNARNNEQVKKPQPENNNRVNSQQNSGQTTVPSPATPKPADERTSPQRNSTTTAQQPQSIASSVQKPHAAAPAKPETDKNRSAAVRKAVIYWVRVDADGKLIPKSATRLLPKSDAPMSDALEALFAAPTMDELKQGVRTLIPPGTKLRSAWVRDGVAFINVSEEFQFNQYGIDGALAQLLQVVFTATEFSTVKSVQFLIEGQKQEYLGAEGVWIGSPLSRTSF from the coding sequence ATGGCAAAACGTACAAAAAGAAAAATATCGCTCGGCTGTCTCTTTTGGATTGTATTTATTTTATTAATCGCGGTACTTTTTTTCTTGAATAAAGATACAATATCTTTTGTTTTAGATAAAACAAACGCGAGAAATATATTCTTAAAAGATAAAACCGAAACATCGCAAGAATCTTCACAAGCACTGCCTAACATTCAATCTAAAGAAGATAGCGGAGATAATGTCCCTGTAAAGGGAGACGGAAGTAAAGAACCTGAACAGGAAACCAACAGCGGATCTGCACAGCCGCATCAAGATACCCATAAGCAACCCGCTGCATCGGAAAAATCCGGAGCTTCAAATGCGCGTAATAATGAGCAAGTAAAGAAACCTCAGCCTGAAAATAATAATCGAGTTAATTCGCAGCAAAACAGCGGACAAACAACTGTACCAAGTCCGGCAACGCCCAAACCGGCTGATGAACGGACTTCGCCGCAGCGCAACAGCACTACAACCGCACAACAGCCGCAATCTATTGCTTCATCAGTCCAGAAACCTCATGCAGCAGCACCGGCAAAACCCGAAACCGATAAAAATCGATCGGCGGCGGTAAGAAAAGCGGTTATATATTGGGTACGGGTAGATGCGGACGGAAAACTCATTCCTAAAAGCGCGACCCGCTTGCTTCCTAAGTCCGATGCGCCGATGAGCGATGCGCTTGAAGCGCTTTTTGCCGCTCCTACTATGGACGAGTTAAAGCAGGGAGTGCGGACGCTTATTCCGCCCGGTACCAAGCTCCGTTCCGCATGGGTCAGAGACGGTGTCGCATTTATCAATGTGAGCGAAGAATTTCAGTTTAACCAATACGGTATCGATGGCGCCTTGGCGCAGCTCTTGCAAGTGGTATTCACGGCAACGGAGTTCTCAACCGTAAAATCGGTACAGTTTCTTATTGAAGGACAAAAGCAAGAGTATCTTGGAGCCGAAGGTGTGTGGATAGGCTCGCCGCTCTCGCGCACTTCTTTCTAG
- a CDS encoding cytidylyltransferase domain-containing protein translates to MSVYSGVAVVVQARLNSSRLPRKALLNLCGKPLLAYTLEAMREIPAERYILACDRASAADFAPIAEQFHYTLISGSETDVLGRFCSVIRQFETSLRPITTIIRATGDNPFLFTEAAEASVKRFVELGEPDYFTFTGLPHGSGVEIIKAKSLLTAERLTDDAYDHEHVGPALYRHTDTFICVKETAPLQWYAPHLRTTVDTQDDFECAELMMQYLQREKAVMPPSASAVMKACRYAGRIAVFVPSVREGQGTGHLRRACSLMQELAPQLRSVLYLGAASEPSFVQAIIKKIGNIETVNEIPEQTCVFILDNFRTQAEEVRQLKKIAPVVALDEGGEGRAFVDYLIDILPALPHPIELSDVSVPKPSSDSSSASNSSQPSRNRTADHSERIPDYSESVEAFRANLTEVNFIALPQKRKRDGALKKYEKTGNTFFPLKMQSS, encoded by the coding sequence ATGAGTGTTTATTCAGGTGTTGCCGTTGTTGTACAAGCACGCCTCAATTCTTCACGGCTGCCGCGTAAAGCGCTGTTGAACCTTTGCGGCAAACCGCTTCTTGCCTATACGCTTGAAGCAATGAGGGAGATTCCGGCAGAGCGGTATATCCTTGCTTGCGACCGTGCTTCCGCGGCTGATTTTGCACCGATTGCAGAACAATTCCATTATACTCTCATCAGCGGTTCGGAGACCGATGTACTCGGCCGTTTTTGTTCGGTTATCAGGCAGTTTGAAACTTCGCTCCGTCCCATTACAACGATTATCCGTGCAACGGGCGATAATCCCTTTTTGTTTACCGAAGCCGCCGAAGCTTCCGTTAAGCGGTTTGTGGAACTTGGTGAGCCTGATTATTTTACCTTCACCGGTCTTCCGCACGGCAGCGGCGTCGAAATTATAAAGGCGAAGAGCCTTCTTACCGCAGAACGGCTTACCGATGATGCGTATGATCATGAACACGTCGGCCCCGCCCTGTATCGGCATACCGACACTTTTATCTGTGTAAAAGAAACTGCTCCATTGCAGTGGTATGCGCCGCACTTGCGGACAACAGTCGATACGCAGGATGATTTTGAATGTGCGGAATTGATGATGCAATATCTGCAAAGGGAAAAAGCCGTAATGCCTCCGTCTGCGTCCGCAGTTATGAAGGCATGCCGATATGCCGGTAGAATTGCCGTGTTTGTTCCGTCGGTACGGGAAGGGCAGGGAACGGGACATCTCCGCCGTGCGTGCAGCTTGATGCAAGAGCTTGCGCCTCAGTTGCGCTCAGTGTTGTATCTCGGTGCAGCATCTGAGCCTTCATTTGTGCAAGCTATCATTAAAAAGATAGGAAATATTGAGACCGTCAATGAAATTCCCGAGCAAACATGTGTCTTTATCCTCGATAATTTTAGGACACAGGCGGAAGAAGTGCGGCAGCTTAAAAAAATTGCACCGGTCGTCGCCTTGGATGAAGGAGGCGAGGGGAGGGCTTTTGTCGACTATCTGATCGATATTCTTCCTGCCTTACCTCATCCCATTGAGTTGTCTGACGTATCGGTGCCGAAGCCTTCGTCGGATTCATCAAGTGCTTCAAATTCTTCGCAACCATCGCGAAATCGTACCGCCGATCACTCCGAACGCATTCCAGATTATTCTGAGTCGGTTGAAGCCTTCAGGGCGAATCTCACCGAAGTCAACTTTATTGCACTGCCGCAAAAGCGGAAGCGGGACGGGGCTTTAAAAAAATACGAAAAAACGGGAAATACTTTTTTCCCATTGAAAATGCAAAGCTCTTGA
- a CDS encoding spiro-SPASM protein, translating to MPILESMKSFVVLAANGISNYALRPLTQGGCTALASALERTSHFPDYAGTIITAAAEQCAAIQKYCDDVCPSALPPVRVVPVAEETAAAFFKALIPFAAEADHVFIAWADAPFLDSAGAAQLYAQHCTYKAEYSFADGYPEGLLPQIVSAGLVPILAALPFAAEVPLNRSFLFDTVKKDINSYDLETMIAPEDMRYLRLAFYTDTKASWLLCSHFTGITAENYAAYITERQEYLRSLPAYYGIELIAYHPLRSIYRPKLFPEKFDDSCCMDFEAAARLIDAIAAFSESAVISLSLYGEPLLHPQFVTIVEQILNHRHLSVLIETSGVVEKTAANLEAFDRLAQVCRDVPPRSNGRLPIYWIVDIDAAGSKTYGTVHQLPDEDAERCLKQAATFADHLATVFPKAVWVQMTRMNENEAELEPFYRLWEKREAKPLIQKYDHLCGTLPDRRPADISPLKRHPCWHLKRDLSICTDGTVPLCKEDVSRSVVLGNAFTMPLETIWENGRRLYSDQIQSCYKGVCEHCDEYYTYNF from the coding sequence ATGCCGATATTGGAGAGTATGAAATCTTTTGTTGTGCTGGCTGCGAACGGTATTTCCAATTATGCGCTGCGGCCGCTTACCCAAGGCGGTTGTACCGCTCTTGCTTCCGCATTGGAGCGTACAAGTCATTTCCCCGATTATGCGGGTACTATTATAACTGCAGCAGCCGAGCAATGTGCTGCAATTCAAAAATACTGCGATGATGTGTGTCCTTCCGCCCTGCCGCCGGTGCGGGTGGTTCCGGTTGCAGAGGAGACTGCTGCTGCTTTTTTTAAGGCGCTTATCCCTTTTGCAGCGGAAGCTGATCATGTCTTTATTGCATGGGCTGATGCTCCTTTTTTAGACAGCGCGGGTGCGGCGCAGCTCTATGCTCAGCATTGTACCTATAAGGCGGAATACAGCTTTGCGGATGGATATCCTGAAGGGCTGCTTCCGCAAATCGTTTCGGCAGGTCTGGTACCCATATTAGCAGCGCTGCCTTTTGCAGCTGAGGTACCGCTTAATCGCTCTTTTCTGTTTGATACCGTTAAAAAAGATATAAATTCTTACGACTTGGAAACGATGATTGCGCCCGAAGATATGCGGTACCTGCGGCTCGCTTTTTATACCGACACCAAGGCCTCATGGCTTTTGTGCAGTCATTTTACCGGCATCACTGCGGAGAACTATGCGGCATATATCACCGAGCGGCAAGAGTATCTGCGTTCATTGCCTGCCTACTACGGGATTGAACTCATTGCCTATCACCCTTTGCGTTCCATCTATCGCCCTAAGCTGTTCCCTGAAAAATTTGATGATTCTTGCTGTATGGACTTTGAAGCTGCCGCTCGGCTCATCGATGCGATTGCCGCTTTTTCCGAAAGCGCCGTTATTTCGCTGTCGCTCTATGGGGAGCCGCTCTTGCATCCTCAGTTTGTAACGATTGTGGAGCAGATATTGAACCATCGGCATCTTTCAGTCTTGATAGAAACGAGCGGTGTTGTAGAAAAAACGGCGGCTAATCTTGAGGCTTTTGACCGGCTTGCTCAAGTTTGCAGGGATGTACCGCCAAGAAGTAATGGGCGCTTGCCGATTTACTGGATTGTCGATATCGATGCGGCCGGTTCAAAAACTTATGGCACCGTGCATCAGCTTCCCGATGAGGATGCCGAACGGTGTTTAAAGCAAGCTGCGACGTTTGCCGACCACCTTGCAACAGTGTTCCCAAAGGCTGTGTGGGTACAGATGACACGTATGAACGAAAATGAAGCGGAATTGGAGCCTTTTTACCGCTTATGGGAAAAACGGGAGGCAAAGCCGCTTATTCAAAAATATGACCATCTCTGCGGGACTCTTCCAGACCGCCGTCCTGCCGATATTTCTCCGTTGAAGCGGCATCCCTGTTGGCACCTCAAGCGTGATTTGTCTATTTGTACGGATGGAACCGTTCCGCTTTGTAAAGAAGATGTCAGCCGTTCGGTTGTACTCGGTAATGCCTTTACGATGCCGCTTGAAACGATTTGGGAAAACGGCCGGCGTTTGTACTCCGATCAGATACAATCCTGTTATAAGGGGGTATGTGAACATTGTGACGAATACTATACCTACAACTTTTAA
- a CDS encoding bifunctional 2-polyprenyl-6-hydroxyphenol methylase/3-demethylubiquinol 3-O-methyltransferase UbiG codes for MIVCGGEDAAHMGLPLAHIFAELGAEVSVIEPNEKKYSQQKMNLYVYPYLENLRDRLCEWDIVVTHYGFTAFEALAAGCAVILVSPTDYHYRLGLNAGFSTMSAGMPAAQDIKALFKAGIDIPSIVTPQSREKSLAEFILKLSAATAHRCPLCDEPSSLPPEGRAENKTVSRCPVCGMYYPSFIAAEKKDYSEQYFFEEYQAQYGKTYLEDFESIKRQGLRRMSIINAIYAKVFNGGKEESLFEGLHHGTKRILDVGCAYGPFLAAAKESGWNPVGTDISAEAVHYVCKTLQLPACQAPFPVLPARFSFTVEKTFTEQHNQPLSIPLEAGGFSAVTMWFVIEHFQDLNSVLQKVSDLLIGGGIFAFSTPALSGVTGRWNRRLFFSQSPTDHYTIWDRRQAKKQLERYGFTVKKIVSIGHHPERFPHAAKIKKGGFRWNILMLVSKLFKLGDSMEIYAVKMGM; via the coding sequence TTGATTGTCTGCGGCGGCGAAGATGCCGCTCACATGGGGCTTCCGCTTGCTCATATCTTTGCCGAGCTCGGTGCGGAAGTGTCCGTTATTGAGCCCAATGAAAAGAAATATTCGCAGCAAAAGATGAACCTCTATGTCTATCCTTATTTGGAAAATCTGCGGGATAGGCTCTGCGAATGGGATATCGTAGTAACACACTACGGCTTTACCGCCTTTGAAGCGCTCGCCGCAGGTTGTGCGGTTATTCTTGTTTCTCCGACCGATTATCATTATCGGCTGGGACTCAATGCGGGATTTTCAACGATGTCCGCCGGTATGCCGGCCGCTCAGGATATTAAAGCGTTGTTCAAGGCAGGTATCGATATTCCTTCCATCGTTACACCGCAGTCAAGGGAAAAAAGCCTAGCCGAGTTTATCTTGAAGCTTTCTGCAGCAACCGCGCACCGTTGTCCGCTCTGTGATGAACCGTCTTCACTGCCTCCGGAAGGCAGGGCAGAGAATAAGACTGTTTCGCGTTGTCCCGTCTGCGGGATGTACTATCCGTCGTTTATTGCTGCAGAAAAAAAGGACTACAGCGAACAGTATTTTTTTGAAGAATATCAAGCGCAGTACGGAAAAACCTATCTGGAGGACTTTGAATCGATTAAACGGCAGGGGTTACGGCGGATGTCGATCATCAATGCAATCTATGCAAAGGTCTTTAATGGAGGCAAGGAAGAATCGCTGTTTGAAGGCCTTCATCACGGTACAAAGCGGATTCTCGATGTGGGTTGCGCCTATGGTCCCTTCCTTGCAGCTGCAAAGGAGTCCGGGTGGAATCCGGTGGGAACCGATATTTCAGCGGAAGCGGTGCACTATGTTTGCAAGACGCTGCAGCTCCCTGCGTGTCAGGCGCCCTTCCCGGTACTTCCGGCACGGTTTTCTTTTACGGTTGAAAAAACATTCACCGAACAGCATAATCAGCCGCTCAGTATTCCGCTTGAAGCAGGCGGTTTTTCTGCGGTAACGATGTGGTTTGTTATCGAGCATTTTCAGGATTTGAATTCGGTGCTGCAGAAGGTTTCCGATCTTTTGATCGGGGGCGGAATTTTTGCTTTTTCTACGCCTGCACTGTCGGGCGTTACCGGCCGGTGGAACCGCCGCCTCTTTTTTTCGCAGAGTCCGACCGACCATTATACTATTTGGGATAGACGGCAGGCAAAAAAACAACTGGAACGCTACGGTTTTACCGTAAAAAAAATTGTATCCATTGGGCATCATCCGGAGCGTTTTCCCCATGCGGCCAAGATAAAAAAAGGCGGCTTTCGCTGGAATATACTGATGCTGGTTAGTAAGCTCTTTAAGCTTGGGGACAGTATGGAAATTTATGCGGTAAAGATGGGCATGTAA